The DNA region cAACGGAGCCTCTAGATACGGGGGATAAGGATATTATTGGGAGGTGCGATCCGTGCGCAAGGGTATAAATAAGTCAGATACTGTAGACTACACACGAGCTTAAACTGGTTATCTTgcgaaatatatttcatttttatcaAGAATACAATATATTGTGTTATACCCTCAGACTCCATTTAAATTGACCCCTTCTTAGGTGTTTTCTGTGAAATGTATTTGCCATTGTGCTCTAACTTAGTTTCTTTCAGTGTGTTTCGTACCCCTATTCAAATCACGAAGCCCACGAACTTGAAACATGTCCAACGCTGAAAGAACTTAAAGTTCCGGCTGAGAGGAACAGGACAATGTGACATGTGTAGCCGTGTATCCAAGTATCCAAGTATGCAAGTATCCTTGCCATCGAGCTCCCGATTGTCTGCCATGTGGCCAGCCAGACAATGCAGATTAGCCCCCAATAGGAGTCGGTCCGCCCACCCACTCGAGACCTTCTCGTGAAAGACAAAAGCACTCAGCTGGGATTTTAATGAATAACAACATGAATAAGTGCGGACTGGGTCGCCGGTGGTTCGAAGACATATCCACAGCACAATCCACATCAATTACATTGCGGTTAGCTGCCATTGCCAGGGACTCGttcacagtcacagtcacagtcactGGGACAGTCATAGTCACAATCACATTCACAATCAGAATGGAGTGCCAGGAGCACGTTCGcatatgaatatgaaatgCAGGAGCACATGGTTTCGGCCATATCGATGAAAATCAATTCCACTGTCATTTGGGGAATCTCTCAATTGGTCGCAAGCAGCTGAGAAAGTTCGGTCTTCTGTCCCAGTGTGTTTGTGGCACACTGAATTGTCAATATCAGTTGAGCTCAAGTTGATTTTGCTCCATTATCTGTGCAATTTGGAACACGAATCGACGACGGCTGCAACTGTCGTTTGGGATCCAAAATACCTTTTTGACCTCTTCGCCTGCGGCTTATTGGGCAAATTAGTTTTGCCTGATTGCAAATTGTGCAAGGACTTTGCCTCCATGTTCTCTTTTTGACAGGACGTAAATTCAATGTTATATATGTTGTACAGCTTGTTGATACGTTTTAAACCAGGCCCACATGGACATATGaagcaaccaaccaaccaTCACCCATCACCAACCATCCACCAACCATCGCCCAACTGATTTATGTTTATGGgcttggaaaatatttgcgCCACTTCAAAAGCATTATGATGATTATTAGCATTGTTTGCCATCGTAGTAAAACTGTCATACGTGTCTGGCTGACTGTTGGCCCAACATTTGCAGTTCAACAATATAGGAAAAAGTTGAAAAGAGCAGCGCCAAGTGGAGCTTCGACTGGAGCCAAAGCTGTAAATGTAGCTGTAACGGACAAACGTGAAACGTGACCGACGTGATGTTTATGCGAAAACATTTTCCCCCATCATCTGAATAagtgcgattgcgattgcgagTGTGAGCACTGGCATTAGCATCCGACATCGGGTTATACACTCCCAGTTGTTCCCAGTATCCCCACAAGTATGCACATCATCAGCGAACTCAGCTTTTCCCCCAAAAACGAGCGTCGACTAATCGACAAAGTAAGGCGCAATTTTTAGGCATGCCACTCGTTTAAAGTAATCCAGAATTGAACACCGCAGCCGGATATGGCCTGTTGAAAGGATCCAAAGCCCCCAGGAAATTTCTGCTGAAAAAATAGCAGACACTGAACAAATGGCGGGATCTGGGCTGCAGGATCTCCTGCTTCGAAAGTTCCTGAGATAAAGGCGTTTATAGGGACTGAAGGacggacgaacggacagacgaacggacatACGGAGGACTCGACTCGGCTTATGATCCTGGTCAAGAATATGCATATATTCTGTATATATTCGAAAACGCTTCCATCTACCGGTTACATacattcaaaaaatatattactcTATAAAGATgagttttaattataaattatgagAAAACCTTTTTTAATCTTTTACGTATTCATCGGCTGCTAGTAAAAGGCTTCTAAAACTTGTACTTCAAAAGTTTAAAAGCGTTGTATTAGGCTTTTTCCGAGTGCCCATATGTATTCCACTGGCAATATCTGGATTGGGAGCCCAAAGTCTCGCTACGCAGAAGACAAGTGTGTGACAATGCTCCAGGTCGAGGCCCCAAAGTAGAAGTGCCTCGCAAACTTTGTGCCCCCCCCAAAAAGGAGGAGTTTCTGGGCGAACTTGCCTCGCATATGGCTGCACCTACAAGGATACAAGGACAACGTAAACGACACGGAGCAAGACACCAGGAATCGCACccttgctgctgccgccgtcgCCATTTTtagtgtaaatatttaaacaataataagtTGGCGGAAAAACGTGGGGAAACTCTTACGCTGCCAGCGCGGCAAAGTGAggcaaaaacttttgttaTCTTTTCACCATGAAAATAGCACGAAATTGAACAGGAAAACGCCGTCGGAGTCAGGTGAGAAGTGCTGGTGGTGGTAGAAAGGTGGGCGGATGAGGAGGAAGGTGACAGGTGGCATGGGAGACTACACATCGACGGGCATTCGACAGACAGAgaggcagacagacagacagacagacagtcgGGCTGAAAGCAgaaagctgaaagctgaaaGCATTGCACGTGCACTAATCATCACGGATGGCGGTGCGCACGGGGAATTTGGCTGGTGTATCGCCTTTCATGTTTTCAATTAGCGTTAATGTCAGTGCAGGGCCCGATGAGCTGGAACGGGAACCGAAAACTATAGTATCTCTCTCTCCGTTGGCCAATGTTTGCGTTTTGACAATACCACCCAGCCCATTCCAAATAAAGGCTTGTTAGTGGCCGCGCAGACAAAGGGATATCGTATCACCAAGCCACAGAAAGTTAAAGTTTGTGAAAACTTCATTGGTTGCATGGCCATTGAGCAGGGTGggtattataaatatattttataatttttattgggAATATAACTCGTGCTGTTCGAGACGTTTGAATTTGAAGTTTTGCAGAACTTTCGACTGCGTTTCGAGTTACTAGAAgtggaaattaatttccgaCAGGCTCAATCCATCATTTATGCTCCACCCACCCACAAAGCCAACTGCTTTATTCATAACATAACTGCTCTATACGAGTATAGTAAATATGATCAGGGAACGAACGACTTGCCTTTACCCCCGAAAATGTCATTTGCATAACCGTCAATCATACGCCACGTATGCCGGCTCTTGCTGTTCCACCTTGTTTGTTTCTGCCCCACTGggtgtgcacacacacacacacacgatgCACAGCCATCGGGAAATCATACCACCATcaccaacaccaccagcaccaccagcaccaccaccaccaccaccaccgacaACGCCAGATCCCTAACCCAGCATATGTTCGATGGCACTGAAAATTTTGCTTCTCGatttgcgtttgcgttttattttgaaattgaatttcaacACTGATTATATTCTTTTTCCACACACATCGAATATGGGAATGTGCGATGTGGACTTGTGGGGAGTCCTGAGAATCCTGTGAGTTCTGATGGGGATGCATTGATTGGTTGCGGGGGTGGTGGTGCCGCCTGTTGTTTGCCGGGGGTGCATAAATAAGTGCCACTCAATTATGCAGACTGTGGGCGAAGCAGCCATAATCCTTTAGCTCTCCTACCTGCGACGTGTCGATTTGATTTGctttgcaatttattttttgaataGCGCTGACAAGGACACACATCCTGCACCTggtatttattatataatgtTTGCTTTGACAAAACGCTTTATAAGCTTTTTGTAGCGGTGCGTTCACAAATCCTCCTTcccaaacatttttgcaaatGTAATTTCAAGTCAAACACATATTTACCTTAGCACTTCGAGGGCTTTGGCTTTAATTTCAAAAGGATATTTATTGAAGAATTTTCATTTGGCGTAAATTGAGTCGGCAATTAGCTGCTTCATAAGAAATTGGcgttttttttctgcctttgGTTTGACTGCGACGTCATTAACTGGaatttaaaaccttttttGCCGATGGAAAAAGTTTGGGtcaatgcaaatatttcatttgaagTGACACAGCGTTGGAAATTTGTCTGAATTCTCTGCCCCCAAACTGAGGAAATTTAAATGTGGCccattacattttatattgcCATTTGCCTTTGAGGTTTTGTGTGTTACATTTAATTGCgaatttctgtttctgttggaAAAGTACCACTTTACCCTTCGTCCATCGTTCATCGTCCATCGTCCTTGCCCCTCCACTGCCACTTTGGCATCTCGATTTTCTTCCTTCATTTCGCATCGGTTTACTTTTTCGCTTGTACGGCTTCAAATGTTCAACTCAttaaaaagtgaaacaaaaatgGGTTCAATGCTCAATGGGAGGGATGTTAGTCTATTTACCCCGGCACTGCACCAATTTCCCAGCTGTAATTGGCTTTAAATACGGCAATACGGAAATACGGAAAATTCGTGTATATACGGAAATATGCAAAGGGACAGTTGCGTGTAGTGCGGCGTACTCCCAATGGtttgataaatgtttaatgaCTCGACCACAAAAATTGATTGACATTTGATTTAACTGTTTGATATGCTCGACTGTTGACATTGCGACAGCCCAATTATATgtattaattacatttttactgTTGCCCGTTGGGtgcagaaattaatttaaattaagtcGGCAGTGAAATAAGTGACTTGAAgtgtaattaaaaaactatataaaattgtttaaaaaatgaaaaccctCGGGCGGAAAATAAGTGCTGTGGACTCCtctcataaaaaaaaaaacattccATTGATTGTGATGATCGCATTGATGACGCTTGAAAATCGTAGAGCGAAAGGAAAATGTCCTTGGCCACTCAAGTTGATGGAAAACTGTCAGCAACAGTTGGAGGCGCTtttcgaaaatgaaaatataaacgCTTTCACCGCCTTCACAGggaatcaaattaaaatttccatgtatatacatatgtatatatatacacgcTTATGcaataaagtatatatgcaTCTATATGTGTGGTGCAGCATTGTACTATGGCTGGcataatttcaattaagttgGCAATTGTTGGCCAAGTAAGCGGCCGAGGCCAGATCTGCTTCTCATATCGGGAATCAGCATATTTGCTGGACGTGGCTTTAACCGCCTGGCCGCACATAATTAGTGTCATTGGCAGCGATCCCGGCCAGAAATGTGGGCCAGCGAATGTTGCCGGGCGGGTTGAGGTAATTTCGAGGCCCGGGGCAAAGACAATTGCACTTTTGATAAATTGCGGCCTGGCGGCAACAGCTGCTGATCTTATTACCGATGTCGttaatgaaatatttcccAGGACGTTCGCGGTGTTTATGTGTGTGTCAGCGCCAAGTATAAATGGGaaatattgcgtatacgcacaGTTAACAGCTGAATTGTGTCAAGGCTGAATGTGCGTGGTaaacagaagtgacaaaaatgCAGTAAAGTGCAGTAAATGCTCTGCTGTTGTACATGCAGTAATACTAGGCGTTTAAACAATGCACAACAACctgtaaataatatatattaatattaaatcacTGTTTACCCAGCCTTAAAGCATCtgatataattaaattatcaaaatacaaattaaagttttttatcatgcattttaaagtttattcGCTTTATTTGACATGCGACTAAAATTATTGAATTAAACGCGCATTGTTAGTTTTTGTCATCGCCTAAGTAAGCAACAACTTTTTTGTGCGGCTTGAGGTTCGCCATTTTCCCCTACTTTCCACGTATTGGTCGcttctgttttattttccattttcctctctctctctgggTTTCCGGGATTTTTCCGAATTTTTTTCGCCCAATGCATTGGCAATAAATCGAGACGGTCGTTCGCATTGAatttggtttgggtttgggtttgggtggCTTGGCGCTGCTGGGCTGGTTGGTTAACccaaatggcaacaaattaGTGCTCGAAATGTTTTCAGCGTTGTTCTAATTCTTCGCCTCGCTGCCGGttgaaaaatcgaaatcacTCTCGCTGCCGCCCGCggctgggggcgtggcaggatgGGGGGCGGCAGGTCCTGGATTTGCGGCCTGGGTCGGTTTCGCGCTTGAGCTATCATCCGTTTCGCTGCTGTCAACGAAATTAACgcgcttcttcttctttagctgctgctgctgctgttgcgcaTCATTAGGCGCCGCTTGTTTGTCTGTCGTCGTCGAGAGTATCGATGTGGGTTTCAGTGGCTTACTGGTGGCCAGTGGTGTTGGTGGCTCCGCCGGAGCGGCTGCACTCTCCTCCACTTCCGGTGTGTCTTCTGCTTCTGGATAGgcttcctgctgctgctgttgctgttgcatcaGTTGCTCCTGAGCTGGTAACTCcagttgctcctgctgctcctgctgctgctgtggatCCGACTGCTGTTCGTAGGCGCTGTAGTCATAGTTCTGCACAGCACTGGCATCGTACTCCTGGCCAGCGTAGCTGCCATCTGCCGCATACTGGGTGGCATTGGGATCGGCTATGTACTGACCGCTCGCCTCATCGTATATATAGCCCGGATAGGCATTGGGATCATAGCCGGCCGCATATTGATCGGCCTCGTAGTTGCCGTAATCCATATTGGTGTACTCCTGCGGCAGCACATCGCCACCACCGGTGTCATCCACCGTAGTGGCAGCAGCTTCggttgccactgctgctgcaggcacatctgcagcaactgcaactgcatccgTTGCGTACGACTGATGCTGATAGTCTGCGGGATTTCCGATTTCGCTGTAAAGCGGCTCCACTTTTGCGTTTTGCATGGGCTGCAGGTTGGCGGAATCGATGCTGGCATAGATGGGCTCACTGGCATCGCCATAACTGCTGGCATCGTATTGCCCGTACCCGGACAACTCTGGCTCCACTTGCTGTggcaactgctgctgttgttgctgctgttgttgctgctgttgttgctgctgttgttgctccACCTCCTGAAGTTCCTCGGGCGATGGGTTGGTTGCCAAATTCTCTAAAAATCCCTTGGCTTGTACGCCAGCCATCGCCTCACCTGTTGTGGCAGCTagtcctgctgctgctgtcgctggtactcctgctcctgccactccagctcctgctcctgtcAACCGTTCGCCGTAAATGGCATTTTCAATATTCTCAATCGACACACCGGTTTTGGGGTCCTGGCTGCTTGGCGGCGACAATTGATTACCCCTTGCCAGCTGCTCATCAACCGCAGCCGCTGCTCTTTCGAGTGCCGCCCGACTGGCTTTCACTTCGTCCAGCAAATCGTTGCTGATGCCAACTTTGCCACTAACCGCTGATCCGGCACCCAcacccattcccattcccattcccactccaaatccagatccagatccagaaCCCAGCTCGCTGGAACGCACGTTCAAGGGGCGTTTGTCTTCGTGGGCGCTGGCtatgggtgtgggtgtggatggGGATTGGCCATTCCGCCAGGTTGACTCATCGATTTTCAGCTCACCAAAGTATGCTTCAAAGTCGTGGGagggctgctgctgatgctgctgctgctgtgcctCCTGGCCTCCTTGCTGCTGGCGTGGTATCTGTTctggctgttgttgctgatggCGCTGGCCCGGTGGCTCATTATGGCCAACGACAGTTGGTGATTTTTCATACTCGACTTTAGTCACGCGTGAATTTGTCCAGCCATCCAGGTCGCCGGCTTCCCTTTGCGGTTGCCCAACCGCATCCTGGCCAGAAGTTGCCGCTTCTGCAGTCGGCAGCTCTGTTAACGTCAGCGACGGCGACGATGTCTTTGGCAATTTATCAAATGTCAGCGAGGATGTGGCCAGCGTGGAGGAAGTGCTGCTCAGTTGTCCCGCACCCTTCTCCTGGCTGGACAAAGTCGATGTGGGTGTCGCAGgacctgctcctcctgctcctcctgctgctgctgctgctgctgctgatgcgcTCGCTGTGGTAGACATCCTGCCGCCCAGCTCCGCCTGATAATCACCTGTCAAGTGGGGCTGCATGCGCTCCGGTAAATCGGCATTCTCATTATCAAAGGCGCGCAGTGTGGCGCGCAAATCGAACAGGTTCGAGGTGCCGAGGGGCGCTGCAGTTCCGCCAAAGAGCTCGGGATAGTAAACAGGATGGGCAGCCGGCATGGGGGATTGCTGCATGGGATGCATGGACTGCATGGATGGCATGGGCGGACCTGCAGGACTTGCTGCTGCAAACTGGGGCGTCAACAGCATGCCCGCctgcgtgggcgtggccatggCAAACGTCCAGTTCTGCGGCGTCGACTGCGGATTGGTCACCGTCACCTGCGGCTGCGGTTGTTGCACCAGCACTGGTATCACACCGCCGGCGGATGGAGCCGTCGATGGCGATGTCGTCGTCTGCTGGATGCAACGCAATGTTTGATTCTGCACCAATTTCGCAAAGTACATTTGGTATTGCAGCTGTTTCAAAAGCGGGGAAAAGAAAGATTAAGATAGAGGCTGCGCGTGATGCACTTGGAAAATACACAGTTGATAGtttgaaacaaacaaatataaaagttATATCTGTTGCTTAGCTTTATACTGTTAggtttataatttaaatacataaaaattgGCTATGCTTGCTTTCCTATAATTTTACTTTTGGAAcattttctgtattttccaAGTGTGATTGGCTTACCTTCATCATCTTAAGCCGCTCGCTCCGCTGCGACATGGCAGCCGTTTGCTCGTCGATCCGCTCCAGCATGTGGACCAGTTTCTTGTTGCGCTCGTTCCTTTTGACTTGCTCCTCCAGGAACTCCTGGTACTTTTGGCGGCTCTTGTGGCGCACCGACTTGTCGCTGCGGAGTGCAAACACATATCCGTTTACCTTTTTGGGGAACATGATGGGGAGGAGGGACAAAAGCTACTTACAGCTCACTGCGCTTCTGCAAGATTTTATCCAACTTgtgctccagctgctggcgATTATCCTCGCTGCACGGAAAGGAAATCGAGAAGAAAGTCGAGGCAAAGGACATGAATATCATTTGTAAGCTGCTGCACATGCACACGAAAAGCTTGGGCGAAAAGCTGACAAACCCAAATCAATGGCCATGGCTTTTGTGCCAAAGGGCATTTACAATTTTCCACCGAAATGGTATTTTATAACATTCAGCTATGATATAATGAATATACTATTTGTACTTCAGTTAACGTTAAATATAAGTAGTCTTCAAACTGAAATTTTCTACCTTCGTTTTTTACTCTAATGTTTTCTAGTAtgcagtttttatttataacctGCGTTTTATGATtcacttaattaaattacatttatttgaaaCGCTTATAATGAAAACAGCAGTGTGATTAAATTCAATAACTGCATcatgaataaataaagaaaccaatgaataatttaataacttaatcTTTTTTGTTGCGTTTTTGAAGTCTAGTTAACCGgcttaatactaaataatgGCCTACACATAATGAATAGCCCATTATTAAGGACCATAATAACATCTTTTTATGGTTtgctattaatattttgtattccTGATCTGCTCACCTGCGCTGCAGTTTCTCTTGCAGCAGCTCCACCTGCAGCTTGTAGTTCTCGAGTTCAGCTTGGGGAAACATGGCTTGAAACGGAGTATCCTCGAAGTATCCTTGGGGTATCCTTGCGACAGCTGGCCGTTACCGCTGCGATCCTTGCCACTTGGCGGCTCCTACTCAACTGGCCATATGCAGAACAACTACTCGCTATTGACACAGTTTGTGTGGCACGGGGCATATTAATGCGACAGTGTGTTCTATTTTTGAGGCAAGTTTATTCGAATAGCCGCATTAAATACGCGTTTGTATGGGTGATTggcatttgttgttttgttgaGTCGCGTTGTCATGGCTGCCCGGTTTCTTGGCCCTTCGTGTCCCTTTGCGTATTTATTTTGGTGGTTGCTTGGCATTGGCCAGGGACACTTGGCCCTTATCGATTTCCCTCGTCGACTTCGTCGGCTTTCCCAACGTGCCACGCATTGAGGAACGCGGCGGCAACTAACTTTCGATTTTTCGCCCCATGAATTTTACACTTTGCTGtcgttttttatgttttcccTGGCCCGAGCCTGTGTGGTATACTAATTACACGGCCGGCAAGTAGGTCACTTCTTTTTGAACTCCGTCCAGTTTTTGTgttcttggccaaaaaaaacgTGGTGGGTCGTCTGGGGTCACAGGACCCGGCGGAGCCATTTATAATGCATTGCACGGGATTTGCCTGCACGAGTGGGCCCAGCTTCTTCCATTCCTGTTCTGATGAGTGTAAACACATGTTGTTGTCGCACACTCGCACCCCCAATTACACTGGCCAAAATTATCGCACATTTGTGCTTAAAACAGAGCggtttttaaatgaaaaattttatatgtaataataatgCTTTCTTGGGCGAATTGCTACCTAATTAGATCTCATTTATGATATCCCTTtctaaattattaataattggCTGAACACTTAGAATAAAATGTATTGCAAATTACTACAATATGAATTTatacttatattattattaataatatttttttccattaatttatataaatgtttaaatttattcttGTTAGCTACATTTTTGGCATCTATTTTGACCtgtttttttcagtgcattCGCTACCACTTGTGCTCGTCCAAGCGTGTGGCACCTGAATGTGAATTAATGGGAGTGGCGTCTATCACTCCCCCGGCCGCAGACAACAGCGCAGGACCTCTCTCACACGCTGACATATTCGCACGCTCACCACGGTGTCCTGCCTGTCCTCCATGTCCGCCATGTCCTGCATGTCCTGTGTACGTCCCGTATGTCCGCCTGCCATCATCAGCCTTCCCAGCGTCAGCAGTGACCACTCTcgtgctcctgctcctgcttctgccAGCGACCCCAAAGCCGCAGCAACTCCGTGTCCTGCTTGACTTGCTCCTGGCTTTCGCTTTGGCGTTGTCGTGGCATTGGCTTCACTGCCTCGTCCTGGCTCGGCTCCTCTCCATGTGGCACACGTATAGTATATGCCGTGGTTGCGGGCCGCAATATAAAATTTTGGTTATTTACATGGGGGAGGGATAACAAACGGCCGGAATGGGGTCCTGTCATATGTGCGGCAGGTTATCTCCGCGGTTCCTGATGGCTCAGGGGGCAGGGGGATGGCTGCAAGGATCAGGGGCGCTGTTTATAGGGGGATATACCATAGCAGTTTGTATTTTCTAGCTAGCCTTGGATGTTGGAAACTAAGAGATGAACCTATGGCTATTTTTGGCATTAGCAAATATAACATTTTAGATCAAACCCCTTCAGTCGCCTTCCTTGACCTacgcaaaatggcaaaataaacTGGTTGCCAAGCGACCTGAACCACGGACAATTTATTCCTTGTCGCTACCAATTCGGTTAACTGAAATACGCGTCATTCTTTAAGCGTTGTCCAAAAATACTCAAAGTGCATTTATGAGTAGCGAAACCTCTTTTTGAGGTACAATCTCCGAGATACTTTGgcttaaaattaaacacaaGAAACTTAAGTAGAGAAAGATACCTGTTCCTGGCGAAAATCGACAACATGGCAGTTGAGACAATTGAGATGGCGAACTTGAGAGGCCGAGAagtatttacatatttattatttagccGGAACAATTTGCGAGTAGGACCTTGAAGCTATTAATATCCTGGCAGCTTGGCATGTCCTGGCACCCAAGTAATTCTTTTGATTGGATATTGGCTGAGTGCGCACAAGGATATCAATGAAAAGTTTGTCATAATCGAGCATTTGCATTGGAAATGGTCGTCGTCGAGGGGGGAAAAGGGAACCTAAATGgaaattgaacattttttgCTGGTGGAAAATTTTGCTTGTGGCTTGTGGCGAACTCGGGCGATTTATGTGTTTGACTTTACGCTGCAGTTGTGCCAGAAAAGTGTATGTGAGTGCTTATCAGGCGCTGCACAGCGCACTCTTTTTTTGGGGGCACTTAATTTTGGCTGGCATCCTTAACATCCTTAACATCCTTAACGGTCCTGAAATGGCGGCAATGCGCGACCCGAGAGCTTCTTTTGCCGATTTGCAGTCAATGAAgtagaaaactgaaaacttttTCTTCTCGAgtctattaaaaataatggcAGCTGAAAGCAGAGCAGACCGCCAAGTGCGAACTGCTGCTCCCTCCATGTGTGCCCCCATCTCTTTCTTAGTGCCCTACTTCCCTCTCTCTCGCTCCGCTACTCGCTGTCTCTTTCTCATTCTCTATCTCagcgtgtgtgtatgtgcgaGACATCGGCGGGCTTTAAATTAATGTCCACCCTGCCATTTTTCACCACGGCCTGGTCGCCAGACAACGCCGCCCGGTGCATTGACCACTTTCGGTGGTTTGCCTTTAAAGCGCTCTAAAAACCCCGCAGAGGATCAGACCTACTGGGTACCTATTACATAAGGTGTGTTTAAGATTTTGTTCATACtcattgaaataaaatataaccATTACCTCTTAAGTTTACTTTTAAAGTTCCTAGATAACTaaataatattgaaataaaatataaccATCACCTCTTAAGTTTAGTTCTAAAGTTCCTAGATCCAAAAGGATACACGTCATAATTTCCCTTGTTGTGCACCCATAACCCAGGGTAATCGAAAGGTCATACCATAGTGTGCAATGCCAAAGAGGTCCATGtacttatattatttttaaacccTGTCGCTGCGGGCATGCTGGGAAATCGGTCGTAAAAACAGAGTCCTGCGAAGAGCGAACGGCGAACGGCGTGCAGGTTTTGCGGTTAATGCGATAATTTAATTGTAATGCGGGTCTGGAGTCCTGTGCGCCAATAATTTAACTTGCAATCAGCGCGGCATTTATTGGGTTAAACATATAAGCCAAGCGAAGAAGCCGATGGGCGAAGACGCATACTTGCATGCCCCAAGGAGTGAATGAACCCCAAGGATACACGGCTCcagttacagatacagacacagacacaacTACAAACACAGATACAGC from Drosophila santomea strain STO CAGO 1482 chromosome 3R, Prin_Dsan_1.1, whole genome shotgun sequence includes:
- the LOC120451903 gene encoding AF4/FMR2 family member lilli; translation: MFPQAELENYKLQVELLQEKLQRSEDNRQQLEHKLDKILQKRSELDKSVRHKSRQKYQEFLEEQVKRNERNKKLVHMLERIDEQTAAMSQRSERLKMMKLQYQMYFAKLVQNQTLRCIQQTTTSPSTAPSAGGVIPVLVQQPQPQVTVTNPQSTPQNWTFAMATPTQAGMLLTPQFAAASPAGPPMPSMQSMHPMQQSPMPAAHPVYYPELFGGTAAPLGTSNLFDLRATLRAFDNENADLPERMQPHLTGDYQAELGGRMSTTASASAAAAAAAGGAGGAGPATPTSTLSSQEKGAGQLSSTSSTLATSSLTFDKLPKTSSPSLTLTELPTAEAATSGQDAVGQPQREAGDLDGWTNSRVTKVEYEKSPTVVGHNEPPGQRHQQQQPEQIPRQQQGGQEAQQQQHQQQPSHDFEAYFGELKIDESTWRNGQSPSTPTPIASAHEDKRPLNVRSSELGSGSGSGFGVGMGMGMGVGAGSAVSGKVGISNDLLDEVKASRAALERAAAAVDEQLARGNQLSPPSSQDPKTGVSIENIENAIYGERLTGAGAGVAGAGVPATAAAGLAATTGEAMAGVQAKGFLENLATNPSPEELQEVEQQQQQQQQQQQQQQQQQLPQQVEPELSGYGQYDASSYGDASEPIYASIDSANLQPMQNAKVEPLYSEIGNPADYQHQSYATDAVAVAADVPAAAVATEAAATTVDDTGGGDVLPQEYTNMDYGNYEADQYAAGYDPNAYPGYIYDEASGQYIADPNATQYAADGSYAGQEYDASAVQNYDYSAYEQQSDPQQQQEQQEQLELPAQEQLMQQQQQQQEAYPEAEDTPEVEESAAAPAEPPTPLATSKPLKPTSILSTTTDKQAAPNDAQQQQQQLKKKKRVNFVDSSETDDSSSAKPTQAANPGPAAPHPATPPAAGGSESDFDFSTGSEAKN